Proteins encoded in a region of the uncultured Sunxiuqinia sp. genome:
- a CDS encoding family 78 glycoside hydrolase catalytic domain encodes MKIILLFLFIFLYYAGLKAQPASFQVTKLRCEYLENPLGIDCQNPRFTWQLESGEDNLMQSAYQLFVGTDSAEVANANANVWNSGVVISGTIPAIYSGKKPEAFTKYYWAVKIQDEQRNWSALSEVASFETGMIDQQNWRGSWISDTHDFNIKAAPYFRKQFELTKKIESARAYIAVAGLYELTLNGEKVGKHRLDPMYTRFDRRSLYVTYDITRFLSGGENVVGVLLGNGWYNHQSTAVWYFDKAPWRARPKFCMDIRITYEDGSTEIIESGADWKTKLSPVVFNSIYTAEHYDARKEIPGWNEPGFDASKWRGAMLTSSPSKKIVSQAMVPVRNVLEIPPKSINKLDKNTYLYDFGRNISGVTKFQVKGDEGTTVRLIHAERLADNGHVDQSNIDVHYRPTDDSDPFQTDIVILSGKKEDMFMPRFNYKGFQYVEVTSDKPLELSNENLTAYFMHSDVDSVGYIQSSNATLNKTWQAANSSYLSNLFGYPTDCPQREKNGWTGDAHINIETGLYNYDAITVYEKWMADHRDEQQPNGVLPAIIPTSGWGYTWGNGPDWTSTIAIIPWNIYLFYGDTKILEDCYDNIKRYVDHINELYPDGITDWGLGDWVPVGSVAPKEFTSTAYYYVDATILAKTAEILGKRKDAETYFMLSDKIKTALNDKYLDQESGMYGSGLQTELSFPLQWDFAPDDVVEKVAANLAKRVEADNKHIDVGLLGTKAILNALSENGYADLAYDVAAQESYPSWGWWIVNGATTFFENWPLDAQSDISMNHIMFGEINAWYYKALGGIFPDEESPGFKNVILNPNFVAGLDRFEASHEGPYGEIISAWKKSLEGIEYKVQIPPNSSAVLILDASELTESGKDISENESIKVEENNGNRLKLQLKSGTYSFNLKK; translated from the coding sequence ATGAAAATTATTCTTTTATTTTTATTTATTTTCTTGTATTACGCTGGATTAAAGGCCCAACCAGCCTCTTTTCAAGTTACGAAACTTCGTTGTGAGTACCTGGAAAATCCGCTTGGTATTGATTGTCAAAACCCGCGTTTTACTTGGCAGCTGGAGAGTGGAGAAGACAACCTGATGCAATCTGCTTACCAATTGTTCGTCGGAACCGATTCGGCAGAAGTTGCAAATGCAAATGCAAATGTCTGGAACTCCGGAGTGGTGATTTCAGGAACAATCCCGGCAATCTATTCTGGCAAAAAACCAGAAGCTTTCACGAAGTATTATTGGGCTGTGAAAATTCAGGATGAGCAGAGAAACTGGTCTGCTTTGTCGGAGGTCGCCTCGTTTGAAACTGGCATGATTGACCAGCAAAACTGGCGTGGATCCTGGATTTCCGACACGCATGACTTTAATATAAAAGCGGCTCCCTATTTTCGCAAACAATTCGAATTAACAAAAAAAATAGAATCAGCCCGTGCTTACATTGCTGTGGCTGGCTTGTACGAACTGACCTTGAATGGAGAGAAAGTAGGAAAACACCGTCTCGATCCTATGTACACGCGTTTCGACCGACGTAGTTTGTATGTTACTTATGATATCACAAGATTTTTAAGCGGCGGTGAAAATGTCGTTGGTGTGTTGTTGGGGAATGGCTGGTACAACCACCAATCAACTGCCGTTTGGTATTTCGATAAAGCTCCGTGGCGTGCTCGTCCCAAGTTTTGTATGGACATTCGGATTACTTATGAAGATGGTTCAACAGAAATTATAGAGAGCGGTGCCGACTGGAAGACCAAATTGAGCCCGGTCGTTTTTAACAGTATTTATACGGCAGAGCATTACGATGCCCGAAAGGAAATTCCGGGTTGGAATGAGCCTGGTTTTGATGCTTCCAAATGGCGGGGGGCCATGCTGACGAGTTCACCTTCTAAAAAAATTGTTTCACAAGCCATGGTTCCTGTTCGGAATGTTTTGGAGATTCCGCCGAAAAGCATTAATAAGTTAGACAAAAATACCTATTTATACGATTTTGGACGGAATATCTCGGGAGTGACAAAATTTCAAGTAAAAGGAGACGAGGGAACGACCGTTCGCCTGATTCATGCTGAACGGTTGGCTGATAACGGCCATGTGGATCAATCCAATATTGATGTCCACTATCGTCCAACTGATGATTCGGATCCTTTTCAAACCGATATTGTAATTTTAAGTGGAAAGAAGGAAGACATGTTCATGCCGCGCTTCAATTATAAAGGATTTCAATATGTTGAGGTCACTTCAGACAAGCCACTAGAATTGTCGAACGAGAATTTGACGGCTTACTTTATGCATAGCGATGTGGATTCAGTGGGGTATATTCAGTCATCGAATGCAACGTTGAATAAAACCTGGCAGGCTGCGAACAGTTCCTATTTGTCGAACCTGTTCGGGTATCCTACCGATTGCCCGCAGCGCGAAAAAAACGGTTGGACAGGCGATGCACACATCAATATAGAAACCGGCTTGTATAATTACGATGCCATTACTGTTTATGAAAAGTGGATGGCTGACCATCGCGATGAACAGCAGCCAAATGGGGTTCTTCCAGCAATTATTCCAACTAGTGGCTGGGGATACACTTGGGGCAATGGCCCCGATTGGACGAGTACCATTGCTATTATCCCGTGGAATATTTACCTCTTTTACGGAGATACAAAGATTTTGGAAGATTGCTACGATAATATCAAGCGATATGTGGACCATATTAATGAGTTGTATCCGGACGGAATTACGGACTGGGGGCTCGGCGACTGGGTGCCGGTCGGATCGGTTGCTCCCAAGGAATTTACATCAACAGCATACTATTATGTTGATGCCACTATCCTGGCAAAAACAGCTGAGATTCTGGGGAAACGAAAAGATGCAGAAACGTATTTTATGTTGTCCGATAAAATAAAAACAGCTTTAAATGACAAGTACCTAGATCAAGAAAGTGGAATGTATGGAAGTGGCCTGCAAACCGAATTGAGTTTTCCGTTGCAATGGGATTTTGCGCCTGATGATGTGGTTGAAAAAGTGGCCGCGAACTTAGCAAAAAGAGTAGAAGCGGATAACAAGCATATTGACGTTGGATTACTGGGCACAAAGGCTATTTTAAACGCTTTGAGTGAAAACGGCTATGCTGATCTGGCCTACGATGTGGCAGCGCAGGAATCTTACCCTTCCTGGGGGTGGTGGATTGTAAATGGAGCTACTACCTTTTTCGAAAACTGGCCTCTGGATGCCCAAAGCGATATTTCGATGAACCACATTATGTTTGGCGAAATCAATGCATGGTACTATAAAGCATTAGGTGGAATCTTTCCAGATGAAGAAAGTCCCGGATTTAAAAATGTGATTCTGAACCCCAACTTTGTTGCCGGACTTGATCGTTTTGAAGCTAGTCACGAAGGTCCTTATGGTGAAATTATTTCAGCTTGGAAAAAGTCGCTTGAAGGAATAGAATATAAAGTTCAAATTCCGCCGAACAGCAGTGCTGTGCTTATTCTGGACGCATCAGAGTTAACTGAAAGCGGGAAAGATATTTCAGAAAATGAAAGTATTAAAGTTGAAGAAAATAATGGAAATCGGTTGAAACTTCAACTGAAATCGGGAACCTATTCTTTCAACCTAAAAAAATAA
- a CDS encoding glycoside hydrolase family 2 protein has protein sequence MLPRIKRLVVVIGTLLLLWGCQQNEKDFALMVQKEINEDWTFRQVGEAEWLPAIVPGTVHTDLMKNGKIEDPFYRLNEHDVQWIDKTDWEYKTIFEADESIIHSDRVQLDFRGLDTYADVFVNDTQVLQADNMFREWQTDVKEFLKQGENELRIMFRSPINKGITKYDAQGFQVPVSDNDLAEIGQVEGGKKVSVYTRKAGYHFGWDWGPRLVTSGIWRPVYLKAWNEASIENLQIIQHEVSNEKAIFTAVFEIEAEERNKVSLSVLNNGTTLATTDVELKEGTKKYEVDFVIQNPKLWWTNGLGDAHLYNITGELKTGQGTIFEETRIGIRTLELVRKKDKQGRSFYIKLNGHPVFMKGANIIPNDIFLPRVTAQNYRTMIETAKESNMNMLRVWGGGIYEDNTFYDLCDENGILVWQDFMFACAMFPGDSAFLENVKQEAVDNVKRLRNHPSIALWCGNNEILAAWYGWGWKEREEAKSKENADKIWQAYVNIFHKILPEVVEELDPQRSYWGSSPSSGLGIPADLANGDEHYWGVWWGKEPFSTYATHLARFMSEYGFQSFPEISTVRKYAEPEDYDIFSDVMKSHQRSSIGNGTIEYYMLQEYQQPKDFESFLYVNHVLQAEGIKFALEGHRRAMPFCMGSLYWQLNDCWPVASWSSTDYYQKWKALQYYVKKGFEPLLVSPYIEGQKLKVGIVNDRLEKVNGRLILRLMDFNGQVVWKKASPVEIPANSSQDYFNENEKEFLRGKDTRNLLFCAELVENDEIMSRNIFFFRPFKELNIPRSEVEYSLEKRDSGFNIHLKTGKLSKNVYLQIGDEEGFFSNNYFDMLPGESATVNLETGISEARLKEVLTLRTLDGAF, from the coding sequence ATGTTACCAAGAATTAAAAGGTTGGTTGTTGTAATAGGTACACTGTTATTATTATGGGGATGCCAGCAAAATGAAAAAGATTTTGCTCTTATGGTTCAAAAAGAAATTAATGAAGACTGGACATTCCGGCAAGTTGGCGAAGCAGAATGGCTTCCCGCCATAGTACCCGGTACGGTGCACACCGATTTAATGAAAAATGGAAAAATAGAAGACCCGTTTTACCGGCTCAATGAACATGATGTGCAATGGATTGACAAAACAGACTGGGAGTACAAAACCATTTTTGAGGCTGATGAAAGCATAATACACAGCGACAGGGTGCAACTCGATTTTAGAGGCTTGGATACCTATGCGGATGTTTTTGTAAATGACACACAGGTTTTGCAGGCCGATAACATGTTCCGCGAATGGCAGACTGATGTCAAAGAGTTTCTGAAGCAGGGTGAAAACGAATTGCGTATCATGTTCCGATCGCCTATTAATAAAGGCATCACAAAGTACGATGCTCAGGGATTTCAAGTTCCCGTTTCCGACAATGATTTAGCAGAAATCGGGCAGGTGGAAGGTGGTAAAAAGGTAAGCGTTTATACCCGAAAGGCCGGCTATCATTTTGGCTGGGATTGGGGGCCTAGACTGGTCACAAGTGGCATCTGGCGGCCTGTTTACCTTAAAGCATGGAATGAAGCCAGTATTGAGAATCTGCAAATCATTCAGCACGAAGTATCGAACGAAAAAGCCATATTCACGGCAGTTTTCGAAATCGAAGCCGAAGAAAGGAATAAAGTGTCGCTATCGGTTTTAAACAACGGGACAACACTGGCGACAACAGATGTAGAGCTAAAGGAAGGAACGAAAAAATATGAGGTCGATTTCGTGATTCAGAACCCGAAATTGTGGTGGACCAATGGTTTGGGTGACGCACATTTGTATAACATCACCGGTGAGCTGAAAACCGGACAGGGAACCATTTTCGAAGAAACCCGGATTGGAATCCGCACACTGGAGCTGGTTCGCAAAAAGGATAAACAAGGGCGTTCATTTTATATCAAACTGAACGGGCACCCTGTTTTTATGAAAGGTGCAAACATCATTCCGAATGACATATTCCTGCCGCGTGTAACCGCCCAAAACTACCGTACAATGATTGAAACAGCCAAGGAATCGAATATGAACATGCTGCGAGTTTGGGGTGGCGGTATTTACGAAGATAATACTTTTTACGATCTGTGTGATGAAAATGGGATTTTGGTTTGGCAGGACTTTATGTTTGCCTGCGCCATGTTCCCGGGCGATAGCGCTTTTCTCGAAAATGTAAAGCAGGAAGCCGTCGACAATGTAAAGCGGTTGCGAAATCATCCCAGTATTGCGTTGTGGTGCGGAAATAATGAAATTCTTGCAGCTTGGTACGGATGGGGCTGGAAAGAGCGCGAAGAGGCCAAAAGCAAAGAAAATGCAGATAAAATCTGGCAAGCTTATGTGAATATTTTTCATAAAATCCTGCCGGAAGTTGTGGAGGAACTCGACCCCCAACGCAGTTACTGGGGCTCCAGTCCGTCGTCAGGACTGGGTATTCCGGCTGATTTGGCGAATGGCGACGAACATTACTGGGGCGTTTGGTGGGGAAAAGAGCCGTTTTCTACCTACGCGACGCATCTTGCGCGCTTTATGAGCGAATACGGTTTCCAGTCGTTTCCAGAAATTTCTACTGTACGGAAATATGCCGAACCCGAAGATTACGATATTTTTTCGGATGTGATGAAGTCGCACCAGCGGTCGTCCATCGGAAACGGGACCATCGAATATTACATGTTGCAGGAATACCAGCAACCCAAAGATTTTGAATCATTCCTTTATGTCAATCATGTTCTGCAGGCAGAAGGCATCAAATTTGCACTGGAAGGCCATCGCCGGGCAATGCCTTTTTGCATGGGCAGCCTGTACTGGCAGTTGAACGACTGCTGGCCGGTGGCTTCGTGGAGTTCCACCGACTATTACCAAAAATGGAAAGCCCTTCAGTACTACGTAAAAAAAGGGTTTGAGCCGTTGTTAGTGAGCCCGTACATCGAGGGACAAAAGCTTAAAGTTGGTATTGTTAACGACCGCCTGGAAAAAGTAAACGGTCGGCTTATCCTGAGACTGATGGATTTTAACGGGCAAGTGGTTTGGAAAAAAGCTTCACCGGTAGAAATTCCGGCCAATTCGAGCCAGGATTATTTCAATGAAAATGAAAAAGAGTTTTTAAGGGGGAAAGACACCCGCAACCTACTTTTTTGTGCTGAACTTGTTGAAAATGACGAGATAATGTCCCGCAATATTTTCTTTTTCAGGCCATTTAAAGAACTGAATATTCCGCGATCCGAAGTAGAATACTCTCTTGAAAAGAGAGATTCCGGTTTCAACATTCATCTGAAAACCGGTAAACTGTCCAAAAACGTCTACCTGCAGATTGGTGATGAAGAAGGATTTTTCTCCAATAATTATTTCGATATGCTTCCCGGCGAAAGTGCAACCGTTAACCTGGAAACCGGAATTTCTGAAGCAAGGCTGAAAGAAGTATTGACACTGCGGACACTGGATGGTGCATTTTAA
- a CDS encoding sialate O-acetylesterase has protein sequence MKMSQIKLFTPRCSKVVILAFLLVFQLNSFAQKLELASIFGDNMVLQQGMNVPVWGKSAPNSTVKIDFAGFVYATKADTLGKWMVKMPLLDYGGPFTMNVSSEDTIVFQNVMVGEVWLASGQSNMEYQMKNGVGPNTKEVIENADFPEIRYFDVPRETSVVPLQNTSVASWQSITPESVKESSAVAYFFARALHQDKNIAVGIINSSWGATSVEAWISAEMLKTHPDFVNEVKAQNKNQEAWKAYVKQSWRNDASRDSIAQASTNGLDMGVHTLKYQPTDWKHVDYPVDFGKAGLSGLWGVVWFRKNFELDRDDIAKENTLSIYIRARKASLYVNGTEVETKENIDGQLAIEVPQKVLQKGKNVLAIRLYCHWGSGLIGKDNSEVSLNKAVSLSGEWLFNSTIETKLPQWQDYYTQLSVQYNGRIAPIIPYGIKGVIWYQGEANVGRAQQYQSLFPLLISDWRVRWQEGYFPFLFVQLANYGQKQTEPEESSWAELREAQTETLKYPKTGMACIIDIGEASDIHPKNKMDVGKRLYLAARKVAYGENIVSSGPTFESMEVDGNKVKIHFSSTGKGLEFRNENLPSGFAIAGEGHAFVWAKARIIDNETIEVWSSEIEDPTAVRYAWGDNPDANLYNKEGLPAVPFRTE, from the coding sequence ATGAAAATGAGTCAAATTAAACTTTTTACCCCTCGTTGCTCCAAAGTTGTAATTCTTGCTTTTTTACTTGTATTTCAACTGAATTCTTTTGCTCAGAAACTGGAGCTTGCTTCCATTTTTGGCGATAATATGGTATTGCAACAAGGAATGAATGTTCCTGTGTGGGGAAAATCAGCACCGAACAGTACTGTGAAAATTGATTTTGCAGGTTTTGTTTATGCAACAAAAGCAGATACGTTGGGGAAATGGATGGTAAAAATGCCACTGTTGGATTATGGCGGACCGTTTACCATGAATGTTTCTAGTGAGGACACAATTGTTTTTCAGAATGTAATGGTTGGCGAAGTTTGGCTAGCTTCTGGTCAGTCGAATATGGAGTATCAGATGAAAAACGGAGTGGGGCCAAACACCAAAGAAGTTATAGAGAATGCGGACTTTCCCGAAATCCGGTATTTTGATGTGCCACGCGAAACAAGTGTAGTGCCGTTGCAAAATACGAGTGTTGCCAGTTGGCAATCGATTACGCCTGAGTCGGTAAAAGAATCATCGGCTGTGGCTTACTTTTTTGCCCGTGCGTTACATCAGGATAAAAACATTGCAGTGGGTATTATCAATTCATCGTGGGGAGCAACAAGTGTTGAAGCCTGGATTAGCGCCGAAATGCTGAAAACTCATCCTGATTTTGTTAACGAGGTGAAAGCGCAGAACAAAAATCAAGAAGCATGGAAAGCTTATGTGAAACAGAGCTGGCGAAATGACGCATCGCGCGACAGTATTGCTCAAGCTTCTACAAATGGCTTAGACATGGGAGTTCATACTTTGAAATATCAGCCAACAGATTGGAAACATGTTGACTATCCTGTTGATTTTGGAAAAGCCGGTTTAAGTGGTTTGTGGGGAGTTGTATGGTTTCGGAAAAACTTTGAATTGGATAGAGACGACATCGCAAAAGAAAATACACTGTCAATCTACATTCGCGCCAGAAAAGCTAGTTTGTATGTTAACGGTACAGAAGTGGAAACGAAGGAAAATATTGATGGACAACTTGCAATAGAAGTGCCGCAAAAGGTACTTCAAAAAGGAAAAAATGTACTGGCAATTCGGTTGTATTGTCATTGGGGAAGTGGATTAATCGGGAAAGATAACAGTGAAGTCTCGCTTAATAAAGCTGTTTCTTTGTCTGGAGAATGGCTGTTTAACTCCACCATTGAAACAAAACTTCCACAGTGGCAGGACTATTACACGCAATTATCTGTACAGTACAATGGTCGGATTGCACCAATAATTCCTTACGGAATAAAAGGAGTTATTTGGTATCAGGGGGAGGCAAATGTGGGACGCGCTCAGCAATACCAGTCACTTTTTCCGCTTCTTATTAGCGATTGGCGAGTGCGCTGGCAGGAAGGTTACTTTCCATTTTTATTTGTACAATTGGCCAACTACGGACAAAAACAAACGGAGCCGGAAGAAAGCAGTTGGGCTGAACTTCGTGAGGCTCAAACGGAAACGTTGAAATATCCAAAAACTGGAATGGCTTGTATAATTGATATCGGCGAAGCAAGCGACATTCATCCGAAAAATAAAATGGATGTTGGGAAACGTTTGTATTTAGCTGCCCGAAAAGTAGCTTACGGCGAAAATATTGTTAGTTCCGGTCCAACTTTTGAATCGATGGAAGTGGACGGAAACAAAGTGAAAATACATTTTTCTTCAACCGGGAAAGGTCTTGAATTCAGAAATGAAAATTTACCTTCCGGCTTTGCAATTGCCGGAGAAGGTCATGCCTTTGTTTGGGCAAAAGCCAGAATTATCGACAATGAAACGATTGAAGTTTGGTCGTCTGAAATAGAGGACCCCACAGCAGTGCGTTATGCCTGGGGCGATAATCCAGACGCTAATCTTTACAACAAAGAAGGATTACCTGCTGTTCCGTTTAGAACAGAATGA
- a CDS encoding glycoside hydrolase family 140 protein translates to MKSFFLIISFFCSILILNAQQSWQGKSVDFSHGDLKVSENHRYLVHADGTPFLYLGDTAWELLHRLSKDDTKLYLENRRSKGFTVIQTVILAEPNGLTAPNAEGETPLLDNDPTKPNEAYFKHVDWVLQNAAEKGLYVGLLPTWGDKVDKQWGSGPEIFTKKNAKKYGRWLGKRYASFPNVIWIIGGDRKGGEDNFAIWNAMAEGIKSKDKHHLLTYHPSGESSSSEWFHHCNWLDFNTYQSGHAKEDYAIVEKMLGHDYNLKPVKPVMDSEPRYENIPKNFKKENGVFSAADSREIMYQSLLGGACGHTYGCNEIWQMYSPGFSPVIDAFVPWKEALDFKGAQAVLFARELFESIDFTTIQPAPSLLLSGNSDYKDMAVAAIGKDFAMVYLPNGNRVSINLEKAFQTESVKMCWFNPRNGEYSNPWNEKVIGNFEVQPPVPGEGTDWLLLIKKK, encoded by the coding sequence ATGAAAAGTTTTTTTCTGATTATTAGCTTCTTTTGTTCAATTTTAATATTAAATGCACAGCAGAGCTGGCAAGGAAAATCTGTTGATTTTTCGCATGGTGATTTAAAGGTTTCCGAGAATCATCGCTATCTTGTACATGCAGATGGCACACCGTTTTTATATTTGGGAGATACTGCCTGGGAACTCTTACACCGTTTAAGTAAAGACGACACGAAATTGTACCTGGAGAATCGTCGTTCAAAAGGCTTTACCGTTATTCAAACCGTGATATTGGCGGAGCCCAACGGATTGACAGCTCCAAATGCAGAAGGGGAAACACCATTGCTCGACAACGACCCCACGAAACCCAACGAAGCTTATTTTAAACATGTCGATTGGGTATTGCAAAATGCAGCTGAAAAAGGCTTGTACGTTGGTTTGCTGCCCACCTGGGGAGACAAAGTGGACAAACAGTGGGGAAGTGGCCCCGAAATATTCACGAAAAAGAACGCAAAGAAATACGGTCGCTGGTTGGGTAAACGTTATGCTTCGTTTCCAAATGTTATTTGGATAATTGGCGGCGACAGAAAGGGAGGAGAAGATAATTTTGCGATCTGGAATGCGATGGCAGAGGGAATAAAATCGAAAGATAAACACCACCTCTTAACATATCATCCGTCTGGCGAATCTTCATCTTCTGAATGGTTTCATCACTGCAACTGGCTTGATTTTAACACCTACCAAAGTGGCCATGCAAAAGAAGATTATGCAATTGTGGAGAAAATGCTGGGGCATGATTATAATTTAAAACCGGTGAAACCTGTTATGGATTCGGAACCGCGTTATGAAAATATTCCTAAAAATTTTAAAAAGGAAAATGGCGTGTTTAGTGCTGCTGATAGCCGGGAAATAATGTACCAGAGCTTATTGGGCGGCGCCTGCGGACACACCTACGGATGTAACGAAATATGGCAAATGTACAGCCCCGGATTTAGCCCGGTAATTGATGCTTTTGTGCCATGGAAAGAGGCACTGGATTTTAAAGGTGCACAAGCTGTACTTTTCGCCCGAGAGCTGTTTGAATCCATTGATTTTACAACAATTCAACCAGCTCCTTCTTTGTTGCTCTCTGGAAATAGTGATTACAAAGATATGGCAGTGGCAGCTATCGGAAAAGATTTTGCGATGGTTTACTTGCCCAATGGAAATCGAGTTTCAATAAATCTTGAAAAAGCATTTCAAACAGAGTCGGTAAAAATGTGCTGGTTTAATCCACGAAATGGCGAATATTCTAATCCTTGGAACGAAAAGGTTATCGGAAATTTTGAGGTTCAGCCTCCTGTTCCAGGTGAAGGCACTGACTGGTTGTTGCTGATTAAAAAGAAATGA
- a CDS encoding glycoside hydrolase family 31 protein, which produces MKNILLVIFIFFGSVTMLSAAKFQTKIEPLAGEKWYGAYTAQAWPNTPLNKIQFQPFEANFEKTDLATENLGNQAAPFLLSNMGRYVWSDEPFAFEFKNGILILHSDAEKINAVNAGKTLREAYRAASQKHFPASGKTPNPLMFKIPQYNTWIELGTNQNQQDVMKYAENVLKNNFPPGVFMIDDIWQKYYGNFEFDAAKFHDPKGMVDSLHAEGFRVMLWVTPFISADSKEFRFLEKNGGLVMNTQTNSPVLIKWWNGYSACLDLSKNFAFSWLKKNLKSLQDLYSIDGFKFDAADFHFYTDYPTNTSGNLQSELYAKLGTEFGFNEFRACWKMGNQPLAQRLQDKAYSWDDLNLLIPDMISAGLIGHPFTCPDMIGGGLIQTFENIDYNKFDQELMIRSAQLQALMPMMQFSVAPWRVLDKKHLTLCRNVALLHAKMGDYILALAKQAAKDGEPIIRHMEYVFPHEGFETCKNQYMLGDEYLVAPMINKERRREVKLPKGKWIDERGKKYKGGKTVTIDVPLSRLPYFKLQK; this is translated from the coding sequence ATGAAAAATATCTTATTAGTAATATTTATTTTTTTCGGCAGTGTAACAATGCTATCTGCCGCAAAATTTCAAACAAAAATAGAACCACTTGCCGGCGAAAAATGGTATGGCGCCTATACTGCCCAAGCTTGGCCCAATACACCTCTAAATAAAATTCAATTCCAACCATTTGAGGCCAATTTTGAGAAAACTGATTTGGCAACTGAAAACCTCGGAAACCAAGCTGCGCCATTTCTGTTATCGAATATGGGGCGTTACGTCTGGAGTGATGAACCGTTTGCTTTTGAATTCAAAAATGGAATTCTGATACTCCATTCTGATGCTGAAAAAATAAATGCTGTAAACGCCGGAAAAACGTTGCGCGAGGCTTATCGGGCAGCTTCACAAAAGCATTTCCCGGCATCGGGGAAAACCCCAAATCCGCTAATGTTTAAAATTCCACAGTATAATACATGGATTGAGCTGGGAACAAACCAGAACCAGCAAGATGTAATGAAATATGCAGAGAATGTATTGAAGAACAATTTTCCTCCCGGCGTTTTTATGATTGATGATATCTGGCAAAAGTACTATGGAAATTTTGAGTTCGATGCTGCTAAATTTCACGACCCCAAAGGAATGGTCGATTCGCTACATGCTGAAGGTTTCAGGGTAATGTTGTGGGTTACGCCATTTATAAGTGCTGATAGCAAAGAGTTTCGTTTTCTGGAAAAGAATGGCGGTTTGGTGATGAATACACAAACAAATTCGCCGGTTTTAATAAAATGGTGGAATGGCTATAGTGCCTGCCTCGACCTCTCTAAAAATTTCGCATTTAGCTGGCTGAAGAAGAACCTAAAAAGCTTACAAGACTTGTACAGTATTGACGGTTTTAAATTTGATGCTGCCGATTTTCATTTTTACACGGATTATCCTACAAACACAAGCGGAAATTTGCAGTCTGAATTATATGCTAAATTGGGAACAGAGTTTGGGTTTAATGAATTCAGAGCCTGCTGGAAAATGGGAAATCAACCCTTAGCCCAGCGTTTACAGGATAAAGCTTACTCCTGGGATGATTTAAATCTATTAATTCCAGATATGATTTCGGCCGGATTAATTGGGCACCCGTTTACTTGCCCCGACATGATTGGCGGCGGTTTAATTCAGACTTTCGAGAATATTGATTACAACAAATTTGACCAGGAACTGATGATTCGCTCGGCTCAATTACAGGCGCTAATGCCCATGATGCAGTTTTCGGTGGCTCCATGGAGAGTTCTTGACAAAAAGCACTTGACCTTGTGCCGCAACGTGGCTTTGCTTCATGCTAAAATGGGAGATTACATTTTGGCATTGGCCAAACAGGCAGCAAAAGATGGTGAACCTATAATCCGGCACATGGAGTATGTCTTTCCGCATGAAGGATTCGAAACTTGCAAAAACCAGTATATGCTGGGCGATGAATACTTGGTGGCGCCAATGATTAATAAAGAGAGAAGGCGTGAAGTGAAACTTCCGAAAGGAAAGTGGATTGATGAACGGGGCAAAAAATACAAAGGTGGCAAAACGGTAACTATTGATGTTCCTTTAAGCAGGCTTCCTTATTTCAAATTGCAGAAATAA